From Aquificota bacterium, one genomic window encodes:
- a CDS encoding peptidoglycan bridge formation glycyltransferase FemA/FemB family protein: MDIERLAEKLKELIVGELREEFRDFKATVSGELAGFRLAIESMNKRLSALEERQSSLEAELRDIRRYIEYTNQRIDETNQRIDETNKRIDEVNKRIDETNQRIDQMRAELKEEIMQNTLRIDELNRRVDELYIQLSHIRGDLNRALSQKEVIEDVLTRIQRLELKVFGQL, translated from the coding sequence ATGGACATTGAAAGGTTGGCGGAGAAGCTAAAGGAGCTTATAGTGGGTGAGCTAAGGGAGGAGTTTAGGGACTTTAAGGCCACCGTTAGCGGTGAGCTTGCTGGCTTTAGGCTTGCCATTGAGTCTATGAACAAAAGGCTTTCCGCCCTTGAGGAAAGGCAAAGCAGTCTTGAGGCAGAGCTAAGAGACATAAGAAGGTATATTGAATACACCAACCAAAGGATAGATGAAACAAACCAGAGAATTGATGAGACCAACAAAAGGATAGACGAGGTGAATAAAAGGATAGACGAGACCAACCAGCGGATTGACCAAATGAGGGCGGAGCTAAAAGAGGAGATAATGCAAAATACCTTGAGGATTGATGAGCTAAACAGGAGGGTTGACGAACTGTATATTCAACTTTCTCACATAAGAGGGGACCTAAACAGGGCCCTATCTCAGAAGGAAGTTATTGAGGATGTGCTCACAAGGATTCAAAGGCTTGAACTAAAGGTCTTTGGCCAATTATAA
- a CDS encoding zinc-binding dehydrogenase: MRAVVLEGFGGVEKLRFVEDFPKPEIREDEVLIRVKAVALNHLDIWVRMGALAVRPELPHILGADISGVVERVGSLVKEDIKEGDEVVVAPGLSCGVCYECQSGHDNHCRHYDILGLRSKGGYAEYVKVPARNVIKKPSNLSFEEASSYPLTFLTVWNALVNKANIRPYHRVLIWGGSSGVGVAGIQIAKLFGAFVIATAGSEEKAKRCKELGADVVIDHYKEDVVQRVRGLFKEGVDIVMDHVGSQTFWKSVECLRRGGRFVFFGTTTGSEASVDIRYIFVREIELLGVYMGPRADLFKITDLFERGLLKPVVDRVFPLEKAQEAHTYLEKSRHFGKVVLRVE; encoded by the coding sequence ATGCGTGCGGTTGTGCTTGAAGGCTTTGGTGGTGTGGAAAAGCTAAGGTTTGTGGAAGACTTTCCAAAGCCAGAGATAAGGGAGGATGAGGTCCTCATAAGGGTAAAGGCTGTGGCCCTAAACCACCTTGACATATGGGTTAGGATGGGGGCCCTTGCGGTAAGGCCAGAGCTTCCTCACATATTGGGTGCGGACATAAGCGGTGTGGTGGAAAGGGTGGGAAGCTTGGTGAAGGAGGATATAAAAGAGGGAGATGAGGTGGTGGTGGCGCCGGGCCTCTCTTGCGGTGTTTGCTATGAGTGTCAGAGCGGTCATGACAACCACTGCAGACACTACGATATTCTGGGCCTTAGGTCAAAGGGTGGTTATGCCGAGTATGTAAAGGTGCCAGCAAGGAATGTGATAAAAAAGCCATCCAACCTTAGCTTTGAGGAGGCAAGTTCCTATCCTTTGACCTTTTTAACCGTTTGGAATGCCCTTGTCAATAAGGCAAATATCAGGCCCTACCACAGAGTTCTCATATGGGGAGGCTCCTCCGGCGTGGGCGTGGCTGGCATCCAGATTGCCAAGCTTTTTGGAGCCTTTGTGATAGCCACTGCAGGGTCGGAAGAGAAGGCAAAAAGGTGCAAGGAGCTGGGCGCAGATGTGGTAATAGACCACTACAAGGAGGATGTGGTCCAAAGGGTGAGGGGGCTTTTTAAGGAGGGTGTGGATATAGTGATGGACCATGTGGGAAGCCAGACCTTTTGGAAGAGCGTGGAGTGTTTGAGACGTGGTGGAAGGTTTGTCTTTTTTGGAACTACCACTGGCTCTGAGGCAAGCGTAGACATAAGGTACATCTTTGTGAGGGAGATTGAGCTTTTGGGCGTTTATATGGGCCCAAGGGCAGACCTCTTTAAGATAACGGATCTATTTGAAAGGGGCCTTTTAAAGCCTGTGGTGGATAGAGTCTTTCCTTTGGAGAAGGCCCAAGAGGCACACACATACTTGGAAAAGTCAAGGCATTTTGGAAAGGTGGTGCTAAGAGTGGAATAA